A region of the Halalkalibaculum roseum genome:
AGTACTGGAAGGGCCAACTGGCTGAATGGTATGGGATGTTGCTGCATGAAGGACAGTATCTGGAACCGCTTATGAGGGATATCGAAACCTTTATGGAACAGATGCAGCGTAATGTTTCGGGAAAAGTGCACCTAACCTTAAGCCCCTATCGATTTCAAATAAACGGTATTGAGTCAGATAATGACCTCATGAATTCCGGTTTTGGAGACTATGGGGAACTCAACAAGTCGTGGAGCGGAGAAGATGCCAAAGGCTTTGCCACCATATTGTCCAATCAAATGAAAATATATAACACAGTCCATAACAACCATGATTAAAGCAGGAATAGTTGGTGGAAGCGGCTATGCGGCAGGTGAATTAATCAGACTGTTGCTTTTCCATCCTAAAGTAGAAATAAAATTTATTTTCAGCTCTAGTATGAGTGGAAGTCCCGCCACTGAAGCTCACCCGGACCTGATTGGTGATACAAACCTTCATTTCAGCAGTTCGCTGGAGAAAGATATCGACGTGTTATTTCTTTGTACCGGTCATGGACAGTCCAGAAATTTTCTGAATGAACACTCCATACCTAAAGATGTCACAGTTATAGATCTGAGTCGTGATTTCAGGCTCAGTGAGTCATCGTCATTTGAACAAAGATCATTTGTCTATGGTCTTCCTGAATTACATTCGAATGCCATTAAAAAGGCGGGTAGCATTGCAAATCCGGGATGCTATGCCACTGCCATACAGCTAGCTCTGCTTCCGCTGGCAAGCGAAAAACTACTAAAAAGCGACGTTCATGTTCATGGCATCACCGGATCAACCGGGGCCGGAAAATCTCTTTCTGAAACCACTCACTTCAGCTGGAGGCATGCCAATATATCCCACTACAAAGCTTTTCAACACCAGCATCTTGATGAAATCGAACAGAGCCTGACCGGGCTTCAGCCTTCGTTCAGCAGTTCAATCAACTTCATACCCATGCGGGGTAATTTTACACGGGGCATATTTACAACGGCCTATTGTCATTGCGATCTCACCATCGAAAAGGCAGTCGACTTATACCGTGATTATTACCTTGATGCTCCTTTTACCCATGTCACCACGAATGAGGTCGAACTCAAGCAGGCTGTGGGCAGTAACAAGTGCATACTCAAACTCGAAAAGCACGGAAACAAACTTCTAATCACTTCGATAATTGACAACCTGCTAAAAGGCGCTTCCGGGCAGGCTGTGCAAAATATGAATCTGATCTTCGGGCTGGATGAGGCATCCGGCATACAACTTAAAACTAACCGATTCTAATATGCCATTATTCGATGTTTACCCATTACTGGATATTACTCCTGAAAAAGGGGAAGACTGTTTTGTCTATGACACTAAGGGTACAAAATACCTCGACTTTTACGGGGGCCATGCCGTCATCTCTATC
Encoded here:
- the argC gene encoding N-acetyl-gamma-glutamyl-phosphate reductase, which codes for MIKAGIVGGSGYAAGELIRLLLFHPKVEIKFIFSSSMSGSPATEAHPDLIGDTNLHFSSSLEKDIDVLFLCTGHGQSRNFLNEHSIPKDVTVIDLSRDFRLSESSSFEQRSFVYGLPELHSNAIKKAGSIANPGCYATAIQLALLPLASEKLLKSDVHVHGITGSTGAGKSLSETTHFSWRHANISHYKAFQHQHLDEIEQSLTGLQPSFSSSINFIPMRGNFTRGIFTTAYCHCDLTIEKAVDLYRDYYLDAPFTHVTTNEVELKQAVGSNKCILKLEKHGNKLLITSIIDNLLKGASGQAVQNMNLIFGLDEASGIQLKTNRF